One Kribbella sp. NBC_00662 genomic region harbors:
- a CDS encoding sigma-70 family RNA polymerase sigma factor translates to MDPIEHRNQETAGTGRLILREFESARGMLAGLAYRLLGSWHDAEDVLQDAYVRWSAADRTDVAEPRRYLTRVVTRLSIDVLRTRQARRESYTGEWLPEPVLADAIDLGDLSMALLHLMERLTPPQRAVYVLRTAFTLPYDEIAEILDRTPEHCRQLHRRAVRELADDRPRFHPSAAEQRRLLHDFVAAAREGDLARLEDLLKDSVTSWTDGGGVRRAARKPVVGRDKVATFFTHIYAHTDVTITPVDLATGPALDISVRGHRHVLTLDSNGTQITTIRVLANPHKLTAVR, encoded by the coding sequence GTGGACCCGATTGAACATCGCAACCAGGAAACAGCCGGAACTGGCCGGTTGATCCTGCGCGAATTCGAGTCGGCCCGCGGCATGCTCGCCGGCCTCGCGTACCGGTTGCTGGGCAGCTGGCACGACGCCGAAGACGTGCTGCAGGACGCGTACGTCCGCTGGTCCGCCGCAGACCGCACCGATGTGGCCGAGCCGCGTCGCTACCTGACCAGGGTGGTGACGCGGCTGTCCATCGACGTACTCCGAACCAGGCAAGCGCGCCGCGAGAGCTACACCGGCGAATGGCTGCCGGAGCCGGTCCTGGCGGATGCCATCGACCTGGGCGACCTCTCGATGGCGCTACTCCACCTGATGGAACGGCTGACTCCACCGCAGCGCGCTGTCTACGTACTGCGCACCGCCTTCACCCTCCCGTACGACGAGATCGCGGAGATCCTGGACCGTACGCCGGAACACTGCCGCCAGCTCCACCGCCGGGCCGTGCGTGAACTCGCCGACGACCGCCCTCGCTTCCACCCCTCCGCCGCCGAGCAACGCCGCCTCCTCCACGACTTCGTAGCCGCCGCCCGCGAAGGCGACCTGGCTCGCCTGGAGGACCTGCTCAAAGACTCCGTCACCTCCTGGACCGACGGCGGCGGCGTACGCCGAGCCGCCCGCAAACCCGTCGTGGGTCGCGACAAGGTGGCCACCTTCTTCACCCACATCTACGCCCACACCGATGTCACCATCACCCCCGTGGACCTGGCCACCGGCCCCGCCCTGGACATATCGGTCCGAGGCCACCGCCACGTCCTCACCCTCGACTCCAACGGCACTCAGATCACCACCATCCGAGTCCTCGCCAACCCCCACAAACTCACCGCTGTTCGCTAG
- a CDS encoding Lrp/AsnC family transcriptional regulator translates to MDELDTALLRMLQNDARRTNRDMAAELGIAPSTCLERIRGLRDRGVISGYHAAVDLEAIDRSTQAIISIKLRPQAMAVATAFQAYVMDLPQTLDMFMVSGGSDFLAHVAVKDTRALRDLVLALAKRQEIADIRSSVVFEHHRRTTIMPLDEA, encoded by the coding sequence ATGGACGAACTTGATACGGCGCTGCTGCGAATGCTGCAGAACGACGCCCGCCGTACGAACCGCGACATGGCCGCTGAGCTCGGCATCGCGCCCTCGACCTGCCTGGAGCGGATCCGTGGGCTGCGCGACCGCGGGGTGATCAGCGGCTATCACGCCGCCGTGGACCTCGAGGCGATCGACCGCTCGACCCAGGCGATCATCTCGATCAAGCTCAGGCCGCAGGCGATGGCTGTTGCGACCGCGTTCCAGGCCTATGTGATGGACCTGCCGCAGACGCTCGACATGTTCATGGTGTCGGGTGGCTCCGACTTTCTGGCACATGTCGCGGTGAAGGACACGCGGGCCTTGCGCGATCTCGTGCTGGCGCTCGCCAAGCGCCAGGAGATCGCCGACATCCGCAGCTCGGTCGTGTTCGAGCACCACAGACGAACGACGATCATGCCGCTGGACGAGGCCTGA
- a CDS encoding DUF2000 domain-containing protein: protein MLTNKMVVVVATEAPIGVALNTAALLGVGIGRRHDDTVGPDSVDASGATHTGMCAYPIPILRASAEQLHVLRGQAAARAGVTVHDMTQVAQQARTYEQMATTLSGTKPEDIEYLGLALYGPRPAIDSLTGALPLYR from the coding sequence GTGCTGACGAACAAGATGGTCGTGGTGGTCGCGACCGAAGCGCCCATCGGTGTCGCCCTCAACACCGCCGCCCTGCTCGGCGTCGGTATCGGCCGTCGCCACGACGACACGGTCGGCCCGGACAGCGTCGACGCGTCCGGCGCGACCCACACCGGGATGTGTGCGTACCCGATCCCGATCCTGCGAGCGTCCGCCGAGCAACTCCACGTCCTGCGCGGCCAGGCCGCAGCCCGCGCCGGCGTCACCGTGCACGACATGACGCAGGTCGCCCAGCAGGCACGCACCTACGAGCAGATGGCGACGACGCTCAGCGGCACGAAGCCCGAAGACATCGAGTACCTCGGACTCGCGTTGTACGGCCCACGACCGGCCATCGACTCCCTCACCGGAGCCCTACCGCTCTACCGCTGA
- the pcaD gene encoding 3-oxoadipate enol-lactonase, whose translation MRLNYVETGPADAPVVLLGSSLGADQAMWAPQVEVLAKRFRVIAFDHRGHGGSEVPDGPYTIDDLGGDVVELLDTLEVDQASYVGISLGGSVGLWLAENAPERIHRLVAICPPTNTAVNPQMWTDRAAQVRAEGTQSIADATLGRWFLPEYTEDVEPVRQMLQDCPDEGYAACCEAISTLNLLPKLNDITAPVLLITTDSDQSVPPETVVPLASEIPGAHLEIIEKAAHLVTYSHPDVINPLLLAHLA comes from the coding sequence ATGCGACTGAACTACGTGGAGACCGGTCCGGCGGACGCGCCCGTGGTGTTGCTCGGCTCGTCGCTCGGGGCCGATCAAGCGATGTGGGCGCCGCAGGTGGAGGTGCTCGCCAAGCGGTTTCGGGTGATTGCGTTCGACCATCGCGGCCATGGCGGGTCCGAGGTCCCCGACGGCCCGTACACGATCGACGACCTCGGCGGCGACGTCGTCGAGTTGCTCGACACCCTCGAGGTGGACCAGGCGTCGTACGTCGGGATCTCGCTCGGCGGGTCGGTCGGGCTCTGGCTGGCGGAGAACGCCCCGGAGCGGATCCACCGTCTGGTGGCGATCTGCCCGCCGACCAACACGGCCGTCAACCCGCAGATGTGGACCGACCGCGCCGCGCAGGTACGCGCCGAGGGCACCCAGTCGATCGCCGACGCGACCCTCGGCCGCTGGTTCCTCCCCGAATACACCGAGGACGTCGAGCCCGTCCGCCAGATGCTGCAGGACTGCCCCGACGAGGGCTACGCCGCCTGCTGCGAGGCCATCAGCACGCTGAACCTCCTTCCGAAGCTGAACGACATCACTGCCCCGGTCCTGCTGATCACCACGGACTCGGATCAGTCCGTCCCGCCGGAGACCGTCGTACCCCTCGCATCCGAGATCCCCGGCGCCCACCTCGAGATCATCGAGAAGGCTGCCCACCTCGTCACCTACTCCCACCCGGACGTCATCAACCCACTACTCCTCGCGCACCTCGCCTGA
- a CDS encoding TIGR03960 family B12-binding radical SAM protein — MTVESLFPRLEALLPSVQKPIQYVGGELNSVSKEWDAVSVRWALMYPDAYEVGLPNQGVQILYEVLNERDHILAERTYSVWPDMEQIMRDNAIPQFTLDSHRPVRAFDVFGLSFSTELGYTNMLTALDLAGIPLHAVDRTDEDPIVLAGGHAAFNPEPIADFIDAAVLGDGEEIVLAISEVIREWKDEGRPGGRDEVLLRLAKSGGVYIPKFFSVDYLPDGRIQRVIPNRQGVPFRTAKHTVMDLDAWPYPKKPLVPLAETVHERFSVEIFRGCTRGCRFCQAGMITRPVRERSITTIGDMVDNGLKQTGFEEVGLLSLSSADHSEIADVAKGLGDRYEGSNVSLSLPSTRVDAFNITLANEFSRNGRRSGLTFAPEGGSDRMRKVINKMVTEEDLIRTVAAAYSHGWRQVKLYFMCGLPTETDEDVLAIADLAKKVIATGREVSGRNDIRCTVSIGGFVPKPHTPFQWASQLGVEETDARLAKLGAAIRSEKKYAKAIGFRYHDGKPGIIEGLLSRGDRRVGRVIEAVWRDGGRFDGWSEHFSYDRWVESTEKALADEPVDLAWYTTREREYAEVLPWDHLDSGLDRDWLWEDWQDSLEEDGAIEVEDCRWTPCFDCGVCPQMGTEIQIGPTGKKLLPLSVV, encoded by the coding sequence ATGACTGTCGAATCGCTGTTCCCGCGCCTGGAGGCGTTGCTGCCGAGTGTGCAGAAGCCGATCCAGTATGTCGGAGGTGAGCTGAACTCGGTCAGCAAGGAGTGGGATGCGGTCAGCGTCCGCTGGGCGCTGATGTACCCGGACGCGTACGAGGTCGGCCTGCCCAACCAGGGCGTGCAGATCCTGTACGAGGTGCTGAACGAGCGCGACCACATCCTTGCCGAGCGGACGTACTCCGTCTGGCCGGACATGGAGCAGATCATGCGGGACAACGCGATCCCGCAGTTCACGCTGGACTCGCATCGGCCGGTCCGGGCGTTCGACGTGTTCGGGCTGTCGTTCTCGACCGAGCTCGGGTACACGAACATGCTCACCGCGCTCGACCTGGCGGGCATCCCGTTGCACGCTGTCGACCGCACCGACGAGGACCCGATCGTGCTCGCCGGCGGCCATGCCGCGTTCAATCCGGAGCCGATCGCGGACTTCATCGACGCCGCGGTGCTCGGTGACGGCGAGGAGATCGTGCTCGCGATCTCCGAGGTGATCCGGGAGTGGAAGGACGAGGGCCGCCCGGGCGGGCGCGACGAAGTACTGCTCCGGCTGGCGAAGTCCGGCGGCGTGTACATCCCGAAGTTCTTCAGCGTCGACTATCTGCCGGACGGCCGGATCCAGCGCGTCATCCCCAACCGGCAGGGCGTTCCGTTCCGGACGGCGAAGCACACGGTCATGGACCTCGACGCCTGGCCGTACCCGAAGAAGCCGCTGGTGCCGCTGGCCGAGACCGTGCACGAACGGTTCTCGGTCGAGATCTTCCGCGGCTGCACGCGTGGCTGCCGGTTCTGCCAGGCGGGCATGATCACCCGCCCGGTGCGTGAGCGCAGCATCACCACGATCGGCGACATGGTCGACAACGGGCTCAAACAGACCGGGTTCGAGGAGGTCGGCCTGCTCAGTCTGTCGAGTGCCGACCACAGCGAGATCGCGGACGTGGCGAAGGGCCTCGGTGACCGGTACGAGGGCAGCAACGTCTCGCTGTCGTTGCCTTCGACAAGGGTCGACGCGTTCAACATCACGCTGGCGAACGAGTTCTCCCGCAACGGCCGGCGCAGCGGGCTGACGTTCGCGCCCGAGGGCGGGTCGGACCGGATGCGCAAGGTGATCAACAAGATGGTCACCGAGGAGGACCTGATCCGGACCGTCGCGGCGGCGTACAGCCACGGCTGGCGGCAGGTGAAGCTGTACTTCATGTGCGGTCTGCCGACCGAGACCGACGAGGACGTGCTCGCGATCGCGGACCTGGCGAAGAAGGTGATCGCGACGGGCCGTGAGGTCTCCGGCCGCAACGACATCCGCTGCACCGTGTCGATCGGCGGGTTCGTGCCGAAGCCGCACACGCCGTTCCAGTGGGCGTCGCAGCTCGGCGTCGAGGAGACCGACGCCCGGCTGGCCAAGCTGGGTGCGGCGATCCGATCGGAGAAGAAGTACGCCAAGGCGATCGGTTTCCGGTACCACGACGGCAAGCCGGGCATCATCGAAGGCCTGCTGTCCCGCGGCGACCGCCGCGTCGGCCGCGTGATCGAGGCGGTCTGGCGCGACGGCGGCCGGTTCGACGGCTGGAGCGAGCACTTCTCGTACGACCGCTGGGTCGAGTCCACCGAGAAGGCGCTGGCGGACGAGCCGGTCGACCTCGCCTGGTACACGACGCGCGAGCGCGAGTACGCCGAAGTACTGCCCTGGGACCACCTGGACTCGGGCCTGGACCGGGACTGGCTGTGGGAGGACTGGCAGGACTCACTCGAGGAAGACGGCGCGATCGAGGTCGAGGACTGCCGCTGGACCCCCTGCTTCGACTGCGGCGTCTGCCCCCAGATGGGCACCGAAATCCAAATCGGCCCAACCGGCAAGAAACTACTCCCACTGTCCGTCGTCTAG
- a CDS encoding HAD-IA family hydrolase encodes MWSPNARDVGGLPTRYGVPTRARALLRSECIDAAGLPEFETVAAGLVLDLRSDWELKQPHPLAGDSVYQRIPWIDPAAEATRDPAAEPRLVDVYRNSLARNAAHVGRIFTAIAEAPADRPVVVHCKAGKDRTGLTVAILLDLVGVPRPDIAADYAISETNLGLQDAPAFSRSHPDTILGSLSYLDERFGGVRGYLAWLGLSETQIHRLATRLVPTDVQAVVFDFDGLLMDTETTMVESWQTEWAYHGLELDLDGFWPGHGGDVSDDRYAVLAAAVGAGFDRAESHARRLAHRDRMHAELDFRPGIRAWISSAHELGLRVAIASSSPRSWVVGHLKRVDAVELFDEIVTGDEVDTHKPDPAIYQLALQRVGVPAIAVEDTPHGVAAAQAAGMFAVAVPNPYVTPDAVATADLVLSSADDLLLTDLLLSAASKGSAAEYRS; translated from the coding sequence ATGTGGAGCCCGAATGCGCGTGACGTTGGCGGACTTCCGACCCGGTACGGCGTACCGACGCGAGCGCGGGCTCTGCTCCGCAGTGAGTGCATTGACGCGGCCGGCCTGCCTGAATTCGAAACCGTCGCCGCCGGACTGGTGCTCGATCTGCGCTCCGATTGGGAGTTGAAGCAACCACATCCGCTGGCCGGAGATTCGGTATACCAGCGGATCCCGTGGATCGACCCGGCGGCCGAGGCGACTCGCGATCCGGCCGCCGAGCCGCGGCTGGTCGACGTCTACCGCAACAGCCTGGCCCGCAACGCGGCCCACGTCGGCAGAATCTTCACCGCGATCGCCGAGGCCCCGGCGGATCGGCCGGTCGTCGTGCACTGCAAGGCCGGCAAAGACCGGACCGGGCTGACGGTCGCGATCCTGCTCGACCTGGTCGGCGTACCCCGCCCGGACATCGCCGCGGACTACGCGATCAGCGAGACGAACCTCGGTCTGCAGGACGCGCCCGCCTTCTCCCGGTCCCACCCGGACACGATCCTCGGGTCGCTCTCGTACCTCGACGAGCGGTTCGGTGGGGTCCGTGGGTATCTCGCCTGGCTCGGGCTGAGCGAGACGCAGATCCATCGGCTGGCGACGCGGCTGGTGCCGACGGACGTGCAGGCGGTCGTGTTCGACTTCGACGGTCTGCTGATGGACACCGAGACGACGATGGTCGAGAGCTGGCAGACCGAGTGGGCATACCACGGTCTCGAGCTCGACCTCGACGGCTTCTGGCCGGGTCACGGCGGCGACGTGAGCGACGACCGGTACGCCGTACTCGCGGCAGCGGTCGGGGCCGGATTCGACCGGGCCGAGAGTCATGCCCGGCGGCTCGCCCACCGGGACCGGATGCATGCTGAGCTCGACTTCCGCCCCGGCATCCGTGCTTGGATCTCGTCAGCCCACGAGCTCGGGCTCCGCGTCGCGATCGCGAGCAGCTCCCCCCGGAGCTGGGTCGTCGGTCACCTCAAGCGGGTCGACGCGGTCGAACTCTTCGACGAGATCGTCACCGGCGACGAGGTGGACACCCACAAGCCCGACCCGGCCATCTACCAGCTCGCGCTCCAGCGGGTCGGCGTACCCGCGATCGCCGTCGAGGACACACCCCACGGCGTCGCAGCAGCCCAGGCGGCAGGCATGTTCGCAGTCGCCGTCCCCAACCCGTACGTCACCCCGGACGCGGTCGCCACCGCCGACCTCGTCCTGAGCAGCGCTGACGACCTACTGCTCACCGACCTGCTCTTGTCGGCAGCATCGAAAGGTTCGGCGGCGGAGTACCGCAGCTAG
- a CDS encoding M20/M25/M40 family metallo-hydrolase has protein sequence MNVRYLVVPTADAAGGARSARFGDKTLLWVPAEQRLGRASRTVPGLLLVTQVGRSFQDEYPDVTPLLDHGRHLVISSADKPRRRSNHHWRIEALRPNTTVVDHETAVAARVDPDIADLVGEVSTTSYQSDLTWLASLPTRHSLSTTFTQAMDFASDRMVALGYQVSRGPITVGAGHSANLVGDRTGVGVDRKLVIVTAHLDSINIAGGPAAPAPGADDNGSGSAGVLELGRLLSTRSWQHDVRLILFGGEEEGLFGSKQYVAALPPAERSRVRAVLNMDMIGTMNTATPGVLLEGAAVSSSQIADLAAAGATYTGLKVETSLNPFASDHVPFINAGIPAVLTIEGGDSANGHIHSANDTLNFIDWSLATAILRMNIAALAGWLEPAAVQRRPQPAGSVVSWGPGRIDVFAVGMDSAVHHKAYDGSWSDFESLGGVVLS, from the coding sequence ATGAATGTGCGCTATCTGGTCGTACCGACCGCGGATGCCGCCGGCGGCGCCCGGTCGGCACGGTTCGGGGACAAGACCCTCCTCTGGGTCCCGGCCGAACAACGCCTCGGCCGGGCCTCCCGGACCGTTCCCGGTCTGCTGCTCGTCACGCAGGTGGGCCGGAGTTTCCAGGACGAGTACCCCGATGTCACGCCGCTGCTCGATCACGGCCGGCATCTGGTCATCTCGTCGGCCGACAAGCCGCGTCGGCGGTCCAACCACCACTGGCGGATCGAAGCGCTCCGCCCGAACACGACGGTCGTCGACCACGAGACGGCCGTCGCGGCCCGGGTCGATCCGGACATCGCGGACCTGGTCGGCGAGGTGTCCACGACGTCGTACCAGAGCGACCTGACCTGGCTGGCGAGTCTGCCGACCAGGCATTCGCTGAGTACGACGTTCACGCAGGCGATGGACTTCGCATCCGATCGAATGGTTGCCCTTGGCTACCAAGTGAGCCGGGGACCGATCACCGTCGGGGCGGGCCATTCGGCGAATCTGGTCGGCGATCGCACCGGTGTCGGCGTTGACCGCAAGCTGGTGATCGTCACCGCTCACCTGGACTCGATCAACATCGCGGGCGGTCCGGCCGCGCCGGCTCCGGGGGCGGACGACAACGGCAGCGGCTCGGCCGGCGTACTCGAACTCGGCCGTCTGCTGTCGACACGCAGTTGGCAGCATGACGTCCGGCTGATCCTGTTCGGTGGCGAGGAAGAGGGGCTGTTCGGCAGCAAGCAGTACGTCGCCGCGCTGCCGCCGGCGGAGCGGTCGCGGGTCCGCGCCGTACTCAACATGGACATGATCGGGACCATGAACACCGCGACACCCGGCGTACTGCTGGAGGGAGCGGCGGTGTCGTCGAGTCAGATCGCGGATCTCGCTGCGGCGGGCGCGACGTACACGGGGTTGAAGGTCGAGACGTCGCTGAATCCGTTCGCCAGCGATCATGTCCCGTTCATCAACGCTGGTATACCAGCGGTTCTGACGATCGAGGGCGGGGACAGCGCGAACGGGCATATCCACTCCGCCAACGACACGTTGAACTTCATCGACTGGTCGCTGGCCACGGCGATCCTCCGGATGAACATCGCCGCCCTGGCCGGCTGGCTCGAACCAGCCGCCGTACAACGCCGTCCGCAGCCGGCGGGCTCGGTGGTCTCGTGGGGGCCGGGCCGGATCGACGTCTTTGCGGTCGGCATGGATTCCGCCGTACACCACAAGGCGTACGACGGAAGCTGGAGCGACTTCGAGTCGCTAGGAGGTGTTGTCCTAAGCTGA
- a CDS encoding M43 family zinc metalloprotease: MPRKANGRADKHRDDYRMPGEAPATEQNGHAANGQPAADGMPMTGSPASSSTTMSGGGSPAADMSGGGSPAADMGGGGSPAADMSGGGSPAGAGMTGGGQASGAGMSGATTDTGGRTEFPTRRQCGVMDVHRRLLSTDPTYAAARSALETATMDYVSGEDRFTGVARIPCVVHVVWNTNAQNISQAQIDSQIDVLNRDYRATNPDTSIVPGVFSGLIADSRVEFFLATEDPNGNPTTGVTRTQTSTASFGTDDKVKSSATGGIDPWDTAHYLNIWVCQLGGGLLGYAQFPGGPANTDGVVILHSGFGTNGTAAAPFDLGRTTTHEVGHYLNLFHIWGDDGSGCSGTDECADTPNAAGPNFGVPTFPHVTCSNGPNGDLFYDYMDYTDDRGMVMFTTDQVTRMHATLDTARKDLPVLSSGGTPEPAGSVVSWGANRLDAFVLGTDLAMYHKWWNGSSWGPSVAGYEYMGGICMSAPEVASWGPNRLDAFVLGTDHAMYHKWWDGSNWGPSVTGYEYLGGVCMSPPRLATWGPDRLDAFVLGTDRALYHKWWDGSSWNGYEYLGGICMSSPEVVAWGPDRLDVFVLGTDNAVYHKWWDGSNWGPSATGYEYLGGVCASPPRVVAWGENRLDLFVIGTDSALYHKWWDGSSWSGYEYMGGVCTTAPSVVSWGSDRLDVFLLGTDSALYHKWWDGSSWGPSVTGYEYMGGICTDEPRVVSWDTNRLDVFVTGTDKQLYHKWWDGSAWGPSVTGYEPLGGIISDFKLTVPDSPASIGQAVKI, translated from the coding sequence ATGCCGAGGAAGGCCAACGGGCGAGCGGACAAGCACCGGGACGACTACCGGATGCCGGGTGAGGCACCGGCGACGGAGCAGAACGGGCACGCCGCGAACGGACAGCCCGCGGCAGACGGCATGCCGATGACCGGGTCACCGGCGTCGAGCAGTACGACGATGAGCGGCGGCGGATCACCCGCAGCAGACATGAGCGGCGGCGGGTCGCCTGCGGCCGACATGGGCGGCGGCGGATCACCCGCAGCTGACATGAGCGGCGGCGGATCGCCTGCCGGTGCGGGGATGACAGGCGGAGGGCAGGCCAGTGGTGCCGGTATGAGCGGCGCCACAACTGACACCGGCGGGCGGACGGAGTTCCCCACGCGCAGACAGTGCGGCGTGATGGATGTGCACCGGCGGCTGCTGTCGACCGACCCGACGTACGCCGCGGCGCGGTCGGCGCTGGAGACCGCGACGATGGACTACGTCTCCGGCGAGGACCGTTTCACCGGGGTCGCTCGCATCCCGTGTGTCGTCCACGTCGTCTGGAACACGAACGCGCAGAACATCTCGCAGGCGCAGATCGACAGCCAGATCGACGTACTGAACCGCGACTACCGCGCCACCAACCCGGACACCAGCATCGTGCCGGGCGTGTTCAGCGGACTGATCGCGGACAGCAGGGTCGAGTTCTTCCTGGCGACCGAGGACCCGAACGGGAACCCGACGACCGGTGTCACCCGGACCCAGACCAGTACGGCGAGCTTCGGCACCGACGACAAGGTGAAGTCGTCGGCGACCGGCGGCATCGACCCGTGGGACACCGCGCACTACCTGAACATCTGGGTGTGCCAGCTCGGCGGCGGTCTGCTCGGGTACGCACAGTTCCCGGGCGGTCCGGCGAACACCGACGGTGTGGTCATCCTGCACAGCGGGTTCGGCACGAACGGTACGGCGGCGGCGCCGTTCGACCTCGGCCGGACGACGACGCACGAGGTCGGGCACTACCTGAACCTGTTCCACATCTGGGGCGACGACGGCAGCGGCTGCAGCGGCACCGACGAGTGCGCCGACACCCCGAACGCGGCCGGCCCGAACTTCGGCGTACCGACGTTCCCGCATGTGACGTGTAGCAACGGGCCGAACGGCGACCTGTTCTACGACTACATGGACTACACCGACGACCGCGGCATGGTCATGTTCACCACCGACCAGGTGACGCGGATGCACGCGACGCTGGACACCGCCCGCAAGGACCTGCCGGTCCTGAGCTCGGGCGGCACGCCGGAACCGGCCGGCTCGGTGGTGTCGTGGGGCGCGAACCGGCTGGACGCGTTCGTGCTCGGCACCGACCTGGCGATGTATCACAAGTGGTGGAACGGATCGTCCTGGGGACCGTCCGTCGCCGGCTACGAGTACATGGGTGGTATCTGTATGAGCGCTCCTGAAGTCGCGTCCTGGGGCCCGAACCGGCTCGACGCGTTCGTCCTCGGCACCGACCACGCGATGTACCACAAGTGGTGGGACGGCTCGAACTGGGGACCGTCCGTCACCGGGTACGAGTACCTCGGCGGCGTCTGCATGAGCCCGCCGCGGTTGGCGACCTGGGGTCCTGACCGGCTGGACGCGTTCGTCCTCGGCACGGACCGGGCGCTGTACCACAAGTGGTGGGACGGCTCGTCCTGGAACGGCTACGAGTACCTCGGCGGGATCTGCATGAGCTCGCCCGAAGTCGTTGCCTGGGGCCCCGATCGGCTCGACGTGTTCGTGCTGGGCACGGACAACGCGGTCTACCACAAGTGGTGGGACGGCTCGAACTGGGGACCGTCGGCGACCGGGTACGAGTACCTCGGCGGCGTCTGTGCCTCCCCGCCGCGCGTGGTGGCGTGGGGCGAGAACCGGCTCGACCTGTTCGTCATCGGCACCGACTCGGCGCTCTACCACAAGTGGTGGGACGGCTCGTCGTGGAGCGGGTACGAGTACATGGGCGGCGTGTGTACGACGGCGCCGAGCGTGGTCTCGTGGGGCTCCGACCGGCTCGACGTGTTCCTGCTCGGAACCGACTCCGCTCTCTACCACAAGTGGTGGGACGGATCCTCCTGGGGACCGAGCGTCACGGGATACGAGTACATGGGCGGGATCTGCACCGACGAGCCGCGCGTGGTCTCGTGGGACACCAACCGGCTGGACGTGTTCGTCACCGGCACCGACAAGCAGCTGTATCACAAGTGGTGGGACGGATCGGCCTGGGGACCATCCGTCACCGGGTACGAACCGCTCGGCGGGATCATCAGCGATTTCAAGCTGACCGTTCCCGACTCCCCCGCCTCGATCGGACAGGCGGTGAAGATCTGA
- a CDS encoding DedA family protein has product MNRLTDWLLGLHGLAVYAVVGLLVFAEDALFVGFVLPGETAAVLGGVAAALGHASLAAVLAVVIGAAVLGDTIGYEVGRHFGPRLLASRFLQRRAGRLDAARRQLAGRGGTAVFLARFVAFFRATMPALAGASGMRYLKFVSFNAAGGIVWGTAVVLVGYLAGNSYTKVEKTFGRLAALVVAAVVVVAIVVWRVRRHTSED; this is encoded by the coding sequence GTGAATCGGCTGACCGACTGGTTGCTCGGGCTGCACGGCTTGGCTGTCTACGCCGTGGTGGGCCTGCTCGTGTTCGCCGAGGACGCTTTGTTCGTCGGGTTCGTGCTGCCGGGTGAGACCGCGGCCGTGCTGGGGGGTGTGGCGGCGGCGCTCGGCCATGCCTCGCTCGCAGCGGTCCTGGCGGTCGTGATCGGTGCCGCCGTCCTCGGCGACACCATCGGGTACGAGGTCGGTCGGCACTTCGGGCCGCGGCTCCTGGCGAGCCGGTTCCTGCAACGGCGGGCCGGTCGGCTGGACGCCGCGCGCAGACAACTCGCCGGGCGGGGCGGTACGGCCGTCTTCCTGGCGCGGTTCGTGGCGTTCTTCCGGGCCACGATGCCGGCGCTCGCGGGCGCTTCCGGGATGCGCTACCTGAAGTTCGTCAGTTTCAACGCCGCGGGCGGGATCGTCTGGGGGACCGCGGTCGTCCTCGTCGGGTACCTTGCCGGCAACTCGTACACGAAGGTCGAGAAGACCTTCGGCCGCCTCGCCGCCCTGGTCGTCGCCGCTGTCGTCGTGGTCGCGATCGTGGTCTGGCGGGTCCGTCGGCACACCTCGGAGGATTGA